From Candidatus Manganitrophus morganii, the proteins below share one genomic window:
- a CDS encoding 3',5'-cyclic-nucleotide phosphodiesterase → MRVKVLGCYGADFYEKKNGKAIRYNPSGFLINQSVALDAGTLCGALTLSELSKVRYVFISHAHLDHIQSLPFMAEILFGKIQNPVVIVSIAEVIEVLRKHFFNGHLWPDFTRLPTPENRILSYQVIPVGKPVEVEGLKITAIQVSHIVPAVGFIVEEDRSAIVYSGDTWKTDELWKVAAQIDHLKAIFVESSFPDQLSELAMISGHLTPQLTFQEFNKVHRPDLPLYIYHMKPPYLDEIRRQVKELRSKTVHLLRDGQVLHF, encoded by the coding sequence GTGAGAGTGAAGGTGCTCGGTTGCTACGGGGCTGATTTCTACGAAAAGAAAAATGGAAAGGCGATACGCTATAATCCCTCCGGTTTTTTGATCAATCAGTCGGTCGCCCTCGACGCAGGGACCCTCTGCGGCGCGCTGACCCTCTCGGAGCTGAGCAAAGTCCGGTATGTCTTCATCTCGCACGCCCACCTCGACCATATCCAAAGCCTCCCCTTCATGGCTGAAATTCTCTTCGGAAAAATTCAAAACCCGGTCGTGATCGTGAGCATCGCCGAGGTGATCGAGGTCCTCCGGAAACATTTCTTCAACGGCCACCTCTGGCCCGACTTTACCCGTCTGCCGACCCCGGAGAACCGGATCCTCTCCTATCAGGTGATCCCGGTCGGAAAACCGGTCGAGGTGGAAGGGCTCAAGATCACCGCCATTCAGGTCAGCCACATCGTCCCGGCGGTCGGGTTCATCGTCGAGGAGGACCGGTCGGCGATCGTTTACAGCGGCGACACATGGAAAACCGATGAGCTCTGGAAGGTGGCCGCTCAGATCGATCATCTCAAGGCGATCTTCGTCGAGTCGTCCTTTCCCGATCAACTCTCCGAGCTCGCGATGATCTCGGGGCATCTGACGCCGCAGTTGACCTTCCAAGAATTCAACAAGGTTCACCGGCCCGATCTCCCCCTCTACATTTACCATATGAAACCGCCTTATCTGGATGAGATCCGCCGGCAGGTCAAAGAACTCCGAAGCAAAACGGTCCACCTTTTGCGGGACGGCCAGGTGTTACACTTCTAG
- a CDS encoding endonuclease/exonuclease/phosphatase family protein: protein MEVQSATEENRSEETVLSSIDRFLTVMTYNIHHGRGRDGRVDLKRICTVIQEGKPDLVALQEVDLGMTRSERLDQGRELADLLEMNHVAGHNWYLGEGAYGNVFLSRWPVTIVGNLDLSVPGREPRGCLLTEVHYGASLLLVASVHLGLGMAERKRQSLTILDQLKMLYTDEPILIMGDFNTFSFSSIARRFRASYTDVFEEAGVGPRSTFRKIGIPLRLDYIYASDHLLPVKAHVLRTQTASAASDHFPLIAQFLWKDRDERRKNHQTGAELLSHRPS from the coding sequence ATGGAAGTACAATCAGCAACTGAGGAAAATCGCTCGGAAGAGACCGTCCTCTCTTCAATCGATCGGTTCTTAACGGTGATGACCTATAATATCCATCACGGAAGGGGACGGGACGGCCGGGTTGATCTGAAGCGGATCTGCACCGTCATCCAAGAAGGAAAACCCGATCTCGTCGCCCTCCAAGAGGTCGATCTGGGGATGACAAGGAGCGAGCGGCTCGATCAGGGCCGGGAGTTGGCCGACCTGCTCGAGATGAATCATGTGGCCGGACACAACTGGTATCTGGGAGAAGGGGCGTATGGCAATGTCTTTCTCTCCCGATGGCCGGTCACCATTGTGGGGAACCTCGATTTGAGCGTTCCGGGGCGGGAGCCGAGGGGCTGTCTTTTAACCGAAGTGCATTACGGCGCCTCCCTCCTTTTGGTTGCATCGGTGCACCTGGGCCTTGGAATGGCGGAGAGAAAACGGCAGTCCTTGACGATCTTGGATCAATTGAAAATGCTCTACACGGATGAGCCGATCTTGATCATGGGGGATTTCAATACCTTCTCTTTCTCGTCGATTGCGCGCCGATTTCGCGCTTCGTATACCGATGTCTTCGAAGAAGCGGGGGTCGGACCCCGATCGACCTTTCGAAAAATCGGCATTCCCCTCCGGCTCGATTACATTTACGCCTCCGATCACCTTCTTCCGGTAAAGGCCCATGTCCTCCGGACACAGACCGCTTCGGCCGCTTCCGACCACTTTCCGCTGATTGCGCAATTTTTGTGGAAGGATCGAGATGAACGCCGAAAAAACCATCAGACCGGGGCGGAACTGTTATCGCATCGCCCAAGCTGA
- a CDS encoding VTT domain-containing protein, whose translation MNAEKTIRPGRNCYRIAQADRVDLLVDAAAYYRALYHAILQAQERLVFLGWQFDSRVSLLRGKEADRARYPVQFLPLLQKITEERPHLQVYILAWDHSIVFSPEREWFQSYRFQQGTGDQIHFVFDHFHPAGGSHHQKIVLVDGVAGFCGGLDICGDRWDTPQHRRQDPLRKNEDGTPYSLFHDVQIAVQGEAVPVLEEIFLDRWAAATGERLAPVRPDRIRRFDLSHTLRLSGGPASISRTVPAGTCGRETPVQEIAQLYDDAIASAERLILIENQYFTSRRVFDALHKRISDTSRPGIEVVVILPQAAQNWKEELAIGFEQRRMLQRLETAAKANHCPLGIYTPIKTGNPPLPPTPIYVHSKVLVIDDRILSIGSANTSNRSLGLDTECNINIEADGNQRRREIAMVCYTLLGEHLEQPAEAVESFIQQKRGWVTALDALSGQSGRLHKLNDTFPETWIDQVLPEGICFDPESPLSSEDLFEKLFFPPIPSVQEEEALEEKEQGEPQKPEAHPEGSKKRTFLKGIPLFLLPLIGIILYFFLEKKGIDLRSWVTTLDEARASHWTIPLFMIGTVIASVISFPITFFLVLGGILFGAYWGTLLNWTAALAGATVSYFLGLYLGRPLFRFGQKRAPAAADWIKQKGFWAILILRVIGVFPFTVVNFIAGASKIRLSNYLLATALGMLPGTFLISYFSDAILQGTVDFKTKSSQLLWGLSFVLLLWLGSAFMKRWWLRRQEALS comes from the coding sequence ATGAACGCCGAAAAAACCATCAGACCGGGGCGGAACTGTTATCGCATCGCCCAAGCTGACCGGGTCGATCTCCTGGTCGACGCCGCCGCTTATTACAGGGCTCTTTACCACGCGATTCTCCAGGCGCAAGAGCGCCTTGTTTTCTTAGGATGGCAATTCGACAGCCGTGTCTCCCTCCTTCGCGGAAAGGAGGCCGACCGGGCCCGTTATCCGGTTCAGTTCCTTCCTCTTCTGCAAAAAATCACCGAAGAGCGCCCCCATCTCCAGGTCTACATCTTGGCCTGGGATCACTCCATTGTCTTCTCCCCCGAACGGGAATGGTTTCAGTCGTACCGGTTTCAACAAGGGACGGGAGATCAGATCCATTTTGTCTTCGACCATTTCCATCCTGCGGGAGGAAGCCACCACCAAAAAATCGTTCTGGTAGACGGGGTCGCCGGCTTCTGCGGCGGGCTCGATATCTGCGGCGATCGATGGGACACTCCGCAGCATCGCCGCCAGGATCCCCTTCGGAAAAACGAGGACGGCACCCCGTACAGCCTTTTTCATGACGTTCAGATCGCCGTTCAGGGAGAAGCGGTCCCGGTCTTGGAAGAGATCTTTCTCGACCGATGGGCAGCCGCCACCGGAGAGCGCCTCGCTCCCGTCCGGCCCGATCGCATACGCCGGTTCGATCTTTCCCATACCTTGCGCCTCTCCGGCGGGCCGGCCTCAATCTCAAGAACCGTTCCGGCGGGAACCTGCGGCCGGGAAACGCCGGTGCAAGAGATCGCTCAGCTCTACGATGACGCGATCGCTTCCGCCGAGCGCTTGATCTTGATCGAAAACCAATACTTCACTTCGCGCCGCGTTTTCGATGCCCTCCATAAGCGGATCTCCGACACAAGCCGCCCCGGCATCGAGGTGGTTGTGATCTTGCCCCAGGCCGCACAAAACTGGAAGGAAGAGCTGGCGATCGGATTCGAGCAACGGCGCATGCTTCAACGACTAGAGACGGCCGCAAAGGCCAATCATTGCCCGCTCGGAATCTATACCCCGATTAAAACCGGGAACCCTCCCCTTCCGCCGACGCCGATTTACGTTCACAGCAAGGTGCTGGTGATCGACGACCGGATCCTCTCGATCGGATCGGCCAATACCAGCAACCGGAGTTTGGGGCTCGACACCGAGTGCAACATCAATATTGAAGCCGACGGGAATCAACGACGCCGGGAAATCGCGATGGTCTGTTATACCCTGTTGGGGGAGCATCTCGAACAGCCGGCGGAGGCAGTGGAATCATTCATTCAACAAAAACGGGGGTGGGTGACCGCCCTGGATGCCCTCTCCGGACAGAGCGGGCGGCTCCACAAGCTCAACGATACGTTTCCTGAAACCTGGATCGACCAGGTTCTGCCCGAGGGGATCTGCTTTGATCCGGAATCGCCGCTCAGTTCGGAAGATCTCTTTGAGAAACTCTTTTTCCCGCCGATCCCATCCGTTCAAGAAGAGGAAGCCCTGGAAGAAAAAGAGCAGGGAGAGCCTCAGAAGCCGGAGGCGCATCCGGAAGGTTCCAAAAAGAGGACTTTTCTAAAGGGAATTCCGTTGTTTCTCCTCCCCCTGATCGGCATTATCCTCTACTTTTTTTTGGAAAAGAAAGGAATTGATCTTCGCTCCTGGGTGACCACCCTCGACGAAGCACGGGCCTCTCACTGGACCATTCCCCTCTTTATGATCGGAACCGTGATCGCAAGTGTGATCTCCTTTCCGATCACTTTCTTTTTAGTCCTGGGGGGGATCTTGTTCGGGGCGTATTGGGGGACGCTGCTGAATTGGACGGCGGCCCTCGCCGGCGCCACCGTCTCCTACTTCCTCGGCCTCTACCTCGGGAGGCCGCTCTTTCGCTTCGGCCAGAAGCGGGCCCCCGCGGCGGCCGACTGGATCAAACAGAAGGGATTCTGGGCGATCTTGATCCTCCGGGTCATCGGCGTTTTTCCATTTACCGTCGTCAATTTTATCGCCGGCGCCAGCAAGATCCGTCTCTCCAATTATCTTCTCGCCACAGCGCTGGGGATGCTTCCGGGAACCTTTCTGATCTCCTACTTCTCCGACGCCATTCTGCAAGGGACCGTCGACTTTAAAACGAAAAGCTCCCAGCTCCTCTGGGGCCTCTCGTTCGTTCTCCTTCTCTGGCTCGGCTCCGCCTTCATGAAGAGATGGTGGCTGCGCCGGCAGGAAGCCCTTTCCTAA
- a CDS encoding complex I NDUFA9 subunit family protein: MVLVTGGTGFVGRSIVRRLLSQGERVRVLYRSERRRFIPDEKIEWIPGEIGSRESLLRGAKGVDAVIHLVGILVEPGGETFEKLHVDGTRNVVEAMRQAGVRRLLHMSALGTGPKATSRYHRTKWQAEELVRAEPLDATVFRPSLVFGREDRSINLLAKIASYSPVVPVVGPGENRFQPVWVEDVAEAFVQSLHNQIAYGKRYELCGPRVYTLNDLIGLILRIKKISRPKVHLPIWALKGPAALAERIFPRPPLTRDQLTMLQEDNVCSESAAAKELGLSFQGLEEILPTYLR; this comes from the coding sequence ATGGTTCTAGTGACCGGCGGGACCGGCTTTGTCGGCCGGAGCATCGTCCGCCGCCTCCTTTCTCAGGGAGAGCGGGTCCGGGTGCTTTATCGGAGCGAGCGGCGCCGCTTCATCCCGGATGAAAAAATCGAATGGATCCCCGGAGAGATCGGCTCGCGGGAGAGTCTGCTCCGCGGGGCGAAGGGGGTCGATGCGGTCATCCATCTCGTCGGCATTCTGGTCGAGCCGGGCGGAGAGACATTCGAGAAACTGCATGTCGATGGAACGCGAAATGTGGTGGAGGCGATGAGGCAGGCCGGGGTGCGCCGCCTTCTCCACATGAGCGCCCTCGGAACCGGTCCGAAGGCGACGAGCCGTTATCACCGGACCAAGTGGCAGGCGGAAGAACTCGTCCGCGCCGAACCGCTTGATGCGACCGTTTTCAGACCCTCGTTGGTCTTCGGCCGGGAAGACCGGTCGATCAATCTTCTTGCGAAGATCGCTTCCTACTCGCCGGTGGTCCCGGTCGTCGGGCCTGGAGAAAATCGATTTCAGCCGGTCTGGGTGGAGGATGTGGCCGAGGCTTTCGTCCAATCGCTCCATAACCAGATTGCTTACGGAAAGCGCTACGAGCTCTGCGGTCCGCGTGTTTACACTCTCAATGACCTTATCGGTCTGATCCTCCGGATCAAGAAAATCTCCCGCCCGAAAGTCCATCTTCCGATCTGGGCGCTCAAAGGTCCCGCCGCCCTCGCCGAGCGGATCTTCCCCCGCCCCCCGCTCACCCGCGATCAACTGACGATGCTTCAGGAAGACAACGTTTGCAGTGAGAGTGCCGCCGCGAAGGAGCTGGGCCTCTCGTTTCAGGGGCTGGAAGAGATCTTGCCGACCTACCTCAGATAA
- a CDS encoding DUF2892 domain-containing protein encodes MRAYKGYKTYNVGGWDRGVRYTIGLLFPVLALFSGKSRWARTAMWMIGLDGLLTAFFRFSPLNHLLGVSTYPKWKRLLPFAR; translated from the coding sequence ATGAGAGCGTATAAAGGTTATAAGACGTATAACGTGGGTGGTTGGGATCGCGGGGTTCGGTATACAATTGGTCTTCTCTTCCCTGTCCTCGCCCTCTTTTCGGGGAAGAGCCGTTGGGCGCGGACGGCAATGTGGATGATCGGACTCGATGGGCTTCTCACCGCTTTCTTCCGGTTCAGCCCGCTGAATCATCTGTTGGGGGTCTCGACCTACCCGAAGTGGAAAAGGCTTCTCCCATTTGCGAGATGA
- a CDS encoding APC family permease — MASEVRAPSAALPGTPVELRRDVSIWGSFTWGYADVGADVYVALGLVMGAAHGATPLAFAAAGFVYILIGFAYTELASAYPVAGGGQYYTTRGLGDIWGLIAGAALLLDYTICISLFATASAGYINFFFPAIREFAIDIGPFQGINLIWAAESLFLIVLLMILNIRGIRESSLFNSLIGGLDMVLETIIIVFGFLFAWKPEMVVFQFKTEFPSTEQFFYAVSVAIISYVGLESVSQAAQETRRPATIIPRTSVSLICVVLLFAMAFPILALGVLPWQALAERESDPVAVLASAIPYVGFLAGHAAAVLGATIVLISANTGVMGASRLSYSMSESHLLSPWFSAVHPKFRTPVRAVVFFSVVAAAQVIFSFLTGPHAMDTMVNMYAFGATLAYFLSFIALIALRIKDPYTPRPYRMPFNIKFKGIYIPILGIVGAFATLAMMGVVLWTHALGRVAGPGWVLLWLAVYLWYRWKNRHPLFSNIPRDWEKEQIAILTSAEEFDLLEQYKHALAERNKKEAKHASQ, encoded by the coding sequence ATGGCATCTGAAGTTCGAGCGCCGTCCGCCGCGCTGCCCGGAACCCCTGTTGAGCTTCGAAGGGATGTTTCCATCTGGGGCTCATTCACCTGGGGCTACGCCGACGTCGGCGCCGATGTTTATGTGGCGCTCGGTCTGGTCATGGGCGCCGCCCATGGGGCGACGCCGCTTGCCTTCGCCGCCGCCGGTTTCGTTTACATCTTAATCGGCTTCGCCTATACCGAACTTGCCTCCGCCTATCCGGTGGCGGGGGGAGGCCAATACTACACGACGCGGGGGCTGGGCGATATCTGGGGGTTGATCGCCGGCGCCGCGCTGCTGCTCGATTACACCATCTGCATTTCGCTCTTCGCAACCGCTTCCGCCGGGTATATCAACTTCTTCTTCCCGGCCATCCGCGAATTCGCAATCGATATCGGCCCTTTCCAAGGAATCAATCTGATCTGGGCGGCCGAATCGCTCTTCCTGATCGTCCTTCTGATGATTCTCAATATCCGGGGGATTCGAGAATCTTCTCTCTTCAATTCGCTCATCGGCGGCCTGGATATGGTCCTGGAAACGATCATTATCGTTTTCGGTTTTCTCTTTGCCTGGAAACCGGAGATGGTCGTCTTTCAATTCAAAACTGAATTCCCTTCGACGGAGCAATTCTTTTACGCCGTCTCGGTCGCCATTATCTCTTACGTCGGATTGGAATCGGTCTCGCAGGCGGCGCAGGAGACCCGCCGTCCCGCGACGATTATTCCGAGAACATCGGTCTCATTAATCTGTGTCGTCCTCCTCTTCGCGATGGCCTTTCCGATCCTGGCCCTGGGGGTCCTTCCCTGGCAGGCCCTGGCCGAGCGGGAGTCCGACCCGGTGGCGGTCTTGGCCAGCGCTATTCCCTATGTCGGTTTTCTGGCCGGTCATGCCGCCGCGGTCCTCGGTGCCACGATCGTCCTCATTTCGGCCAACACGGGGGTGATGGGGGCCTCCCGACTGAGCTACAGCATGAGCGAGAGCCACCTCTTGAGCCCTTGGTTCAGCGCGGTCCATCCGAAATTCCGGACCCCCGTGCGGGCGGTCGTCTTCTTCTCGGTTGTGGCGGCGGCTCAGGTGATCTTCAGCTTTCTCACCGGCCCCCACGCCATGGATACGATGGTCAATATGTATGCCTTCGGCGCGACGCTCGCCTATTTTCTGAGCTTCATCGCCCTGATCGCGCTCCGGATCAAAGACCCCTATACCCCGCGGCCCTATCGAATGCCGTTTAATATTAAGTTCAAAGGGATCTATATTCCGATCCTCGGCATCGTCGGCGCCTTTGCGACCCTGGCGATGATGGGGGTGGTGCTCTGGACGCATGCCCTCGGACGGGTCGCCGGTCCCGGTTGGGTCCTCCTCTGGCTTGCGGTTTATCTCTGGTATCGGTGGAAGAACAGGCACCCCCTCTTTTCCAACATTCCACGCGACTGGGAGAAGGAGCAGATCGCGATTCTGACCTCTGCGGAGGAATTCGATCTCCTGGAGCAATACAAGCATGCCTTGGCGGAACGGAATAAGAAAGAGGCCAAACATGCTTCACAATAA